One Curtobacterium sp. MCLR17_007 DNA window includes the following coding sequences:
- a CDS encoding sugar ABC transporter permease has translation MRANRWFTPWLLVLPALVWLVAFSLWPSINTVRLSFTNASPLGGVSRWVGLANFQTLLADPQVWEALLNSVIYMAICLPLLTVLPLLMAVLVQQKLPGIAFFRTAYYTPVIASAVVVGLIWNWILDDRGVINEMVQSLGIAQGSIPFLTDRWLLLFSAISLTVWKGLGYYMIIFLAALGNVGKELHEAAALDGAGSIRRFWSVTMPGVRGTLTLVGILVCVSALRVFSELYILTNGTGGPGGQDNSLVMLIQQYARGFTGNLGYASALSLLLFAVTLIPMLALARMNSKADR, from the coding sequence ATGCGCGCCAACCGCTGGTTCACCCCCTGGCTGCTGGTCCTGCCGGCGCTCGTCTGGCTCGTCGCGTTCAGCCTCTGGCCGTCGATCAACACCGTCCGGCTGTCGTTCACGAACGCCAGCCCGCTCGGTGGGGTCAGCCGCTGGGTCGGGCTCGCGAACTTCCAGACCCTGCTGGCCGACCCGCAGGTGTGGGAGGCGCTGCTCAACAGCGTCATCTACATGGCGATCTGCCTGCCGCTGCTGACGGTCCTGCCGCTGCTGATGGCGGTGCTCGTCCAGCAGAAGCTGCCCGGCATCGCGTTCTTCCGCACGGCCTACTACACGCCGGTGATCGCCAGCGCGGTCGTCGTCGGGCTGATCTGGAACTGGATCCTCGACGACCGCGGCGTCATCAACGAGATGGTGCAGTCGCTCGGGATCGCGCAGGGGAGCATCCCGTTCCTGACGGACCGGTGGCTGCTGCTGTTCAGCGCGATCAGCCTGACGGTCTGGAAGGGCCTGGGCTACTACATGATCATCTTCCTGGCGGCCCTCGGGAACGTCGGCAAGGAGCTGCACGAGGCCGCTGCCCTCGACGGCGCCGGGTCGATCCGCCGCTTCTGGAGCGTCACGATGCCCGGGGTCCGCGGCACCCTCACCCTGGTCGGGATCCTCGTGTGCGTGAGTGCGCTCCGGGTGTTCAGCGAGCTCTACATCCTGACGAACGGCACGGGCGGGCCCGGCGGGCAGGACAACTCCCTGGTCATGCTCATCCAGCAGTACGCGCGCGGCTTCACGGGCAACCTCGGGTACGCGTCGGCGCTGAGCCTGCTGCTCTTCGCGGTGACGCTCATCCCGATGCTCGCCCTGGCGCGCATGAACAGCAAGGCGGACCGATGA